One genomic segment of Helianthus annuus cultivar XRQ/B chromosome 14, HanXRQr2.0-SUNRISE, whole genome shotgun sequence includes these proteins:
- the LOC118486480 gene encoding ribosomal protein S3, mitochondrial-like — translation MARKGNPISVRLDLNRSSDSSRFSDYCYGKSVYQDVNLRSYFGSIRPPTRLTFGFRLGRCIILHFPKRTFIHFFLPRQPRRQKRREKSRPGKGKGQWWAFGKVGPIGCLHSSDGTEEERNEVRGRGAGKRVESIRLDDREKQNEIRIWPKKKQRYGYNDRSPSIKKNLSKSLRVSGAFKHSKYAGLVNDIALLNDDSFRKKKLFKFFFSKKSKKSPSDSPTSHPLKRTLPAMRPSLNYSVMQYLLKTKNQMHFDPVVVLNHFVEPGMVEPSTMGGAHAQGRSLDKRICFAFFVESSTSEKKFLAEDKKLTHFIRWSNHPRFAGTTKTTISLFPFFGATFFFPRDGVGVYKKFFEYAREQLLRKFRKKCWNLMAKDKVMELIEKFIDLGGIGELINGIEMMIEIILRNRRIPYGYNFYLNEVKKMRYFLGGTHSTSSKLSLVQS, via the exons ATGGCACGAAAAGGAAATCCGATTTCGGTAAGACTTGATCTGAATCGTAGTTCAGATTCAAGTCGGTTCAGTGA TTATTGTTATGGTAAATCAGTGTATCAAGATGTCAATCTTAGATCTTATTTCGGTTCGATACGTCCACCTACTAGACTCACCTTTGGCTTTCGTCTCGGTAGGTGTATTATTCTACATTTTCCCAAAAGAACATTCATTCATTTCTTTCTTCCCCGTCAACCACGACGACAGAAACGACGCGAAAAATCCAGACCCGGAAAGGGGAAGGGCCAGTGGTGGGCATTTGGTAAAGTCGGGCCGATCGGGTGTCTTCATTCAAGCGACGGTACAGAAGAAGAACGAAACGAAGTGAGAGGCCGGGGGGCAGGGAAAAGAGTCGAGTCGATCAGGCTCGACGACCGGGAGAAGCAAAACGAAATCAGGATTTGGCCGAAAAAGAAGCAACGCTATGGATACAATGACCGATCACCATCGATAAAGAAGAATCTTTCTAAATCACTTCGGGTCAGCGGGGCCTTCAAGCATTCGAAATACGCCGGGCTTGTAAATGACATAGCCCTCCTAAATGACGACTCCTTCAGAAAAAAGAAGTTATTCAAGTTCTTTTTCtcaaagaagtcaaagaagtCCCCCTCCGACAGCCCGACGAGTCATCCACTTAAAAGGACCCTCCCTGCGATGCGCCCTTCCTTGAATTATTCGGTCATGCAATACTTATTGAAGACAAAGAACCAAATGCATTTCGACCCCGTCGTAGTTCTCAATCATTTCGTGGAACCGGGCATGGTTGAACCATCTACCATGGGGGGAGCTCATGCACAGGGAAGAAGCTTAGATAAGAGAATATGTTTCGCTTTTTTTGTCGAAAGCTCGACCAGCGAGAAAAAGTTTTTGGCCGAAGACAAAAAGTTGACCCACTTCATTCGCTGGTCGAATCATCCTCGCTTCGCGGGAACAACAAAAACCACCATCTCACTCTTTCCTTTCTTCGGTGCTACCTTTTTCTTTCCAAGGGACGGGGTTGGGGTGTATAAGAAATTTTTTGAGTATGCCCGGGAACAACTCCTACGAAAATTCAGGAAAAAATGTTGGAACCTCATGGCTAAGGATAAGGTAATGGAATTGATAGAGAAATTCATAGACCTAGGTGGGATAGGAGAATTGATAAATGGAATAGAGATGATGATAGAGATCATACTGAGAAACAGAAGAATTCCGTACGGGTACAACTTTTATTTGAACGAAGTGAAAAAAAtgcgatacttcc ttggtggtACA